From Chiroxiphia lanceolata isolate bChiLan1 chromosome 11, bChiLan1.pri, whole genome shotgun sequence, the proteins below share one genomic window:
- the MST1 gene encoding hepatocyte growth factor-like protein isoform X1, translated as MQPALGVLLVLAAALASGQRSPLNDFQRLRATELLAVAADPPPREQGSAEQCAQRCATSLACRAFHHDQQSQLCQLLPWTQHSPQIQLQKNIHYDLYQKKDYLRDCIVGDGSSYRGTRATTEKGLRCQHWQSMTPHDHRFLPSPRNGLEENYCRNPDRDKRGPWCYTVNPNVRHQSCGIKKCEDAVCMTCNGEDYRGTVDHTESGTECQRWDLQHPHKHPYHPNKYPDKGLDDNYCRNPDSSERPWCYTTDPGREREFCHIRLCTEKHPRPVNVTTGCFRGKGESYRGRVNVTVSGIPCQRWDSQVPHKHNFVPEKYPCKDLKENYCRNPDGSEAPWCFTARPTVRIAFCFHIRRCPDEQDAQECYHGHGKHYHGHVSKTRKGITCQPWAAQTPHVPQISPVTHPEAHLEENYCRNPDNDSHGPWCYTMDPRTPFDYCAIKPCSSSQVPSILENADVVVFEQCGQRDEKLQWKGRIVGGQPGNSPWTVSIRNREGVHFCGGSLVKEQWVISTPQCFSSCDADLTGYEVQLGTLFRDPSPGDPDQQTIPIVRIVCGPSESQLVMLKLARPATLNRRVALICLPPERYVVPAGTVCEIAGWGETRGTADSSVLNVAQLPVLAHDDCNKALRGRLKESELCTAPLRAGVGACEGDYGGPLACLTADCWVLEGVIIPSRVCARTDQPALFIRVSLYVDWIYKVMKMG; from the exons ATGCAGCCCGCGCTGGGGGTCCTGCTCGTCCTGGCCGCGGCCCTGGCCTCAG GCCAGCGCTCACCCCTCAATGACTTCCAGCGCCTGCGAGCCActgagctgctggcagtggcCGCGGACCCCCCTCCACgggagcagggctctgcagagcagtgtgcCCAGCGCTGTGCCACCAGCCTGGCCTGCCG GGCTTTCCACCATgaccagcagagccagctgtgccagctgctgccgTGGACACAGCACTCGCCCCAAatccagctgcagaaaaacatCCACTACGACCTGTACCAGAAGAAAG aCTACCTTCGGGACTGCATCGTGGGTGATGGCTCCAGCTACCGTGGCACACGGGCCACGACAGAGAAGGGGCTGcgctgccagcactggcagtCCATGACACCGCATGACCACAG attCCTGCCATCCCCCCGCAACGGGCTGGAGGAGAATTACTGTCGAAACCCCGACCGGGACAAGCGGGGCCCGTGGTGTTACACCGTCAATCCCAACGTCCGGCACCAGAGCTGCGGCATCAAGAAGTGTGAGGACG CTGTCTGCATGACCTGCAATGGGGAGGACTACCGTGGCACCGTGGACCACACCGAGTCGGGGACGGAGTGCCAGCGCTGGGACCTGCAGCACCCGCACAAGCACCCCTACCACCCCAACAA GTACCCCGACAAGGGGCTGGATGACAACTACTGCCGCAACCCCGACAGCTCCGAGCGGCCCTGGTGCTACACCACTGACCCTGGGCGAGAGCGCGAGTTCTGCCACATCCGCCTCTGCA cagaaaaacacCCACGTCCTGTCAATGTCACCACCGGCTGCTTCAGGGGCAAGGGCGAAAGCTACCGAGGCCGAGTGAACGTCACCGTGTCAGGGATCCCCTGCCAGCGCTGGGACTCCCAGGTGCCCCACAAGCACAACTTCGTGCCTGAGAAGTACCCGTGCAA GGACCTAAAGGAGAACTATTGCCGCAACCCCGATGGCTCGGAGGCACCGTGGTGCTTCACCGCGCGCCCTACCGTCCGCATCGCCTTCTGCTTCCACATCCGCCGCTGCCCCGACGAGCAGGATGCCCAAG agTGCTACCACGGCCACGGCAAGCACTACCACGGCCACGTCAGCAAGACACGCAAGGGCATCACCTGCCAGCCGTGGGCTGCCCAGACACCCCACGTGCCCCA GATCTCACCTGTCACCCACCCTGAGGCACACCTGGAGGAGAACTACTGCCGCAACCCCGATAATGACAGCCATGGCCCCTGGTGCTACACCATGGACCCCCGCACCCCCTTTGACTACTGTGCCATCAAGCCCTGTT ccagcagccagGTGCCCTCCATCCTGGAGAATGCAG ACGTGGTGGTGTTCGAGCAGTGTGGCCAGCGGGACGAGAAGCTGCAGTGGAAGGGGCGCATCGTCGGTGGCCAGCCTGGCAACTCACCCTGGACTGTCAGCATCCGCAACCG GGAGGGAGTGCACTTCTGCGGGGGATCCCTGGTGAAGGAGCAGTGGGTGATCAGCACACCCCAGTGCTTCTCCTCCTG TGACGCTGACCTAACGGGCTATGAGGTGCAGCTGGGGACACTCTTCAgggatcccagccctggggaccctgACCAGCAGACCATCCCCATTGTGCGGATCGTCTGCGGACCCTCTGAGTCCCAGTTGGTGATGCTGAAGCTGGCGAG GCCAGCCACTCTGAACAGGCGTGTGGCCCTCATCTGCCTGCCCCCCGAGCGCTATGTTGTGCCTGCGGGCACTGTCTGCGAGATCGCCGGCTGGGGGGAAACCAGAG GCACGGCAGACAGCAGCGTGCTGAACGTGGCGCAGCTGCCGGTGCTGGCCCACGACGACTGCAACAAGGCGCTGCGCGGGCGCCTGAAGGAGAGCGAGCTGTGCACTGCCCCGCTGCGCGCCGGCGTGGGCGCCTGTGAG GGCGATTATGGGGGACCTCTGGCTTGCCTCACCGCCGACTGCTGGGTGCTGGAGGGGGTGATCATCCCCTCCCGTGTCTGTGCCCGCACCGACCAGCCCGCCCTCTTCATCCGTGTTTCCCTCTATGTCGACTGGATCTACAAAGTGATGAAGATGGGCTGA
- the MST1 gene encoding hepatocyte growth factor-like protein isoform X2, with amino-acid sequence MQPALGVLLVLAAALASGQRSPLNDFQRLRATELLAVAADPPPREQGSAEQCAQRCATSLACRAFHHDQQSQLCQLLPWTQHSPQIQLQKNIHYDLYQKKDYLRDCIVGDGSSYRGTRATTEKGLRCQHWQSMTPHDHRFLPSPRNGLEENYCRNPDRDKRGPWCYTVNPNVRHQSCGIKKCEDAVCMTCNGEDYRGTVDHTESGTECQRWDLQHPHKHPYHPNKYPDKGLDDNYCRNPDSSERPWCYTTDPGREREFCHIRLCKKHPRPVNVTTGCFRGKGESYRGRVNVTVSGIPCQRWDSQVPHKHNFVPEKYPCKDLKENYCRNPDGSEAPWCFTARPTVRIAFCFHIRRCPDEQDAQECYHGHGKHYHGHVSKTRKGITCQPWAAQTPHVPQISPVTHPEAHLEENYCRNPDNDSHGPWCYTMDPRTPFDYCAIKPCSSSQVPSILENADVVVFEQCGQRDEKLQWKGRIVGGQPGNSPWTVSIRNREGVHFCGGSLVKEQWVISTPQCFSSCDADLTGYEVQLGTLFRDPSPGDPDQQTIPIVRIVCGPSESQLVMLKLARPATLNRRVALICLPPERYVVPAGTVCEIAGWGETRGTADSSVLNVAQLPVLAHDDCNKALRGRLKESELCTAPLRAGVGACEGDYGGPLACLTADCWVLEGVIIPSRVCARTDQPALFIRVSLYVDWIYKVMKMG; translated from the exons ATGCAGCCCGCGCTGGGGGTCCTGCTCGTCCTGGCCGCGGCCCTGGCCTCAG GCCAGCGCTCACCCCTCAATGACTTCCAGCGCCTGCGAGCCActgagctgctggcagtggcCGCGGACCCCCCTCCACgggagcagggctctgcagagcagtgtgcCCAGCGCTGTGCCACCAGCCTGGCCTGCCG GGCTTTCCACCATgaccagcagagccagctgtgccagctgctgccgTGGACACAGCACTCGCCCCAAatccagctgcagaaaaacatCCACTACGACCTGTACCAGAAGAAAG aCTACCTTCGGGACTGCATCGTGGGTGATGGCTCCAGCTACCGTGGCACACGGGCCACGACAGAGAAGGGGCTGcgctgccagcactggcagtCCATGACACCGCATGACCACAG attCCTGCCATCCCCCCGCAACGGGCTGGAGGAGAATTACTGTCGAAACCCCGACCGGGACAAGCGGGGCCCGTGGTGTTACACCGTCAATCCCAACGTCCGGCACCAGAGCTGCGGCATCAAGAAGTGTGAGGACG CTGTCTGCATGACCTGCAATGGGGAGGACTACCGTGGCACCGTGGACCACACCGAGTCGGGGACGGAGTGCCAGCGCTGGGACCTGCAGCACCCGCACAAGCACCCCTACCACCCCAACAA GTACCCCGACAAGGGGCTGGATGACAACTACTGCCGCAACCCCGACAGCTCCGAGCGGCCCTGGTGCTACACCACTGACCCTGGGCGAGAGCGCGAGTTCTGCCACATCCGCCTCTGCA aaaaacacCCACGTCCTGTCAATGTCACCACCGGCTGCTTCAGGGGCAAGGGCGAAAGCTACCGAGGCCGAGTGAACGTCACCGTGTCAGGGATCCCCTGCCAGCGCTGGGACTCCCAGGTGCCCCACAAGCACAACTTCGTGCCTGAGAAGTACCCGTGCAA GGACCTAAAGGAGAACTATTGCCGCAACCCCGATGGCTCGGAGGCACCGTGGTGCTTCACCGCGCGCCCTACCGTCCGCATCGCCTTCTGCTTCCACATCCGCCGCTGCCCCGACGAGCAGGATGCCCAAG agTGCTACCACGGCCACGGCAAGCACTACCACGGCCACGTCAGCAAGACACGCAAGGGCATCACCTGCCAGCCGTGGGCTGCCCAGACACCCCACGTGCCCCA GATCTCACCTGTCACCCACCCTGAGGCACACCTGGAGGAGAACTACTGCCGCAACCCCGATAATGACAGCCATGGCCCCTGGTGCTACACCATGGACCCCCGCACCCCCTTTGACTACTGTGCCATCAAGCCCTGTT ccagcagccagGTGCCCTCCATCCTGGAGAATGCAG ACGTGGTGGTGTTCGAGCAGTGTGGCCAGCGGGACGAGAAGCTGCAGTGGAAGGGGCGCATCGTCGGTGGCCAGCCTGGCAACTCACCCTGGACTGTCAGCATCCGCAACCG GGAGGGAGTGCACTTCTGCGGGGGATCCCTGGTGAAGGAGCAGTGGGTGATCAGCACACCCCAGTGCTTCTCCTCCTG TGACGCTGACCTAACGGGCTATGAGGTGCAGCTGGGGACACTCTTCAgggatcccagccctggggaccctgACCAGCAGACCATCCCCATTGTGCGGATCGTCTGCGGACCCTCTGAGTCCCAGTTGGTGATGCTGAAGCTGGCGAG GCCAGCCACTCTGAACAGGCGTGTGGCCCTCATCTGCCTGCCCCCCGAGCGCTATGTTGTGCCTGCGGGCACTGTCTGCGAGATCGCCGGCTGGGGGGAAACCAGAG GCACGGCAGACAGCAGCGTGCTGAACGTGGCGCAGCTGCCGGTGCTGGCCCACGACGACTGCAACAAGGCGCTGCGCGGGCGCCTGAAGGAGAGCGAGCTGTGCACTGCCCCGCTGCGCGCCGGCGTGGGCGCCTGTGAG GGCGATTATGGGGGACCTCTGGCTTGCCTCACCGCCGACTGCTGGGTGCTGGAGGGGGTGATCATCCCCTCCCGTGTCTGTGCCCGCACCGACCAGCCCGCCCTCTTCATCCGTGTTTCCCTCTATGTCGACTGGATCTACAAAGTGATGAAGATGGGCTGA
- the LOC116792208 gene encoding acylamino-acid-releasing enzyme-like, producing the protein MEPPVPPRTEELSELYRELSQHPGLSAACLGPDLTTQYGGKYCSLYTEWSQRDLARAENIKFCRQYLLFHDGASIVYSGPVGTCSEIKGELLSRESPSGTLKAVLCKVPGKEKEKEKEKQFLEVWDQNRKVKSIDLTALDKHGNVCDDDQFGCLAWSHSETHLLYVAEKKRPKAESFFQSKAPELGTSDEDTGQPKKEDAPLKGEQFVYHEDWGETLSTRSVPVLCILDIEGSSISVLEGIPEHLSPGQAFWSPEDTGVVFVGWWHEPFRLGLRYCTNRRSALFYVDLTGGKCELLSEDTKAVWSPRLSPDSCRIVYLENDVLGPHQQCSRLRMYDWYTKQTSTVLEAVPRQEWGAFPGIYCGALPGMCWAADSRRILLDTAQRSQQDMFVVDTATGSTTLLTADGPRGSWSVLTIDRDLLVARFSTPSCPSVLKVAVLPAAGHEAQAQWICLQDAPPVPGISWGIRTLQPPPEQEHPQYGGLDFDAILLRPTEGPTAQKPPLVVMPHGGPHSVFTAGWALYPAALCRVGFAVLLVNYRGSLGFGQDSVASLPGNVGTQDVRDVQLCVERVLQEEALDASRVALVGGSHGGFLACHLIGQFPDTYRACVVRNPVVNIASMVATTDIPDWCLTETGLPYAPDALPDPAQWTEMLHKSPIRYVDRVRVPVLLMLGEDDRRVPPKQGLEYYRALKARGVPTRLLWYPGNGHALAGVEAEADGFMNMALWLLKHLEC; encoded by the exons ATGGAGCCGCCG GTGCCGCCACGCACAGAGGAGCTGTCGGAACTGTACCGGGAGCTGAGCCAGCACCCGGGGCTCAGTGCCGCCTGCCTTGGCCCTGACCTCACCACCCAGTACGGGGGCAAGTACTGCAGCCTCTACACCG AGTGGTCGCAGCGGGACCTGGCGAGGGCCGAGAACATCAAGTTCTGCCGCCAGTACCTTCTCTTCCATGATGGAGCCTCCATCGTCTACTCGGGGCCTGTTGGCACCTGCTCCGAGATCAAGGGCGA GCTGCTGAGCCGCGAGTCCCCCAGCGGGACACTGAAGGCCGTCCTGTGCAAGGTCCCTGgcaaggagaaagagaaagagaaggagaagcagtTCCTGGAG GTGTGGGATCAGAACCGCAAGGTAAAGAGCATTGACCTGACAGCGCTGGACAAGCACGGCAACGTCTGCGACGATG ACCAGTTTGGGTGCCTCGCCTGGTCACACTCGGAGACCCACCTGCTCTACGTGGCGGAGAAAAAGCGTCCCAAGGCCGAGTCCTTCTTCCAGAGCAAAGCCCCCGAGCTGGGCACCTCTGATGAGGACACAGGGCAGCCCAAGAAGGAGGATGCGCCCCTCAAG GGTGAGCAGTTTGTGTACCATGAGGACTGGGGGGAGACTCTGAGCACCCGCAGCGTGCCCGTCCTCTGTATCCTGGACATCGAGGGCAGCAGCATCTCAGTGCTGGAGGGCATCCCTGAGCACCTCTCTCCTGGCCAG gctTTCTGGTCCCCTGAGGACACTGGCGTGGTGTTTGTGGGCTGGTGGCACGAGCCCTTCCGCCTGGGGCTGCGTTACTGCACTAACCGCCG GTCAGCACTCTTCTACGTGGACCTGACGGGTGGGAAATGTG agctgctctctgagGACACCAAAGCCGTTTGGTCCCCACGGCTCAGCCCCGACAGCTGCCGCATTGTCTACCTGGAGAACGATGTCCTGGGCCCCCACCAGCAGTGCAGCCGCCTCCGCATG TACGACTGGTACACCAAACAGACCAGCACGGTGCTGGAGGCTGTGCCACGGCAGGAGTGGG GTGCCTTCCCGGGAATCTACTgtggggcactgccagggatgtgctgggcgGCCGACAGCCGCCGGATCCTGCTGGACACGGCCCAGCGCAGCCAGCAG GACATGTTTGTGGTGGACACGGCGACGGGCAGCACGACCTTGCTGACAGCTG ATGGCCCCCGGGGAAGCTGGTCTGTCCTGACCATCGACCGGGACCTCTTGGTGGCCAGATTCTCCACCCCTAGCTGCCCCTCCGTGTTG aAAGTGGCCGTCCTGCCCGCTGCTGGCCATGAGGCACAGGCACAGTGGATCTGCCTGCAGGACGCACCCCCCGTGCCCGGAATCAGCTGGGGCATCCgcaccctgcagccccctccagAGCAGGAGCACCCCCAGTATG GGGGCCTGGACTTTGATGCCATCCTGCTGCGCCCGACTGAGGGCCCCACTGCCCAGAAGCCCCCCCTGGTCGTGATGCCCCATG GGGGTCCCCACTCCGTATTCACGGCCGGGTGGGCGCTGTACCCGGCGGCGCTGTGCCGCGTgggctttgctgtgctgctgg TGAATTACCGCGGCTCACTGGGCTTCGGCCAGGACAGTGTGGCCTCCCTGCCCGGCAACGTGGGCACGCAGGACGTGCGCGATGTGCAG CTCTGCGTGGAGagggtgctgcaggaggaggcgCTGGATGCCAGCCGGGTGGCACTGGTGGGTGGCTCACATGGCGGCTTCCTGGCGTGCCACCTCATCGGGCAGTTCCCCGACACCTACCGTGCCTGTGTGGTCCGCAACCCTGTGGTGAACATTGCTTCCATGGTGGCCACCACAGACATCCCTGACTG GTGCCTGACAGAAACAGGGCTGCCCTACGCACCTGATGCCCTGCCAGACCCAGCCCAGTGGACAGAGATGCTGCACAAGTCACCCATTCGCTATGTCGACCGG GTCCGTGTGCCCGTGTTGCTGATGCTGGGGGAAGACGACCGGCGTGTACCCCCCAAGCAGGGGCTGGAGTATTACCGTGCCCTCAAGGCCCGGGGGGTCCCCACACG GCTGCTCTGGTACCCAGGGAACGGCCACGCGCTGGCTGGTGTCGAGGCTGAAGCTGATGGCTTCATGAACATGGCGCTGTGGCTGCTCAAGCACCTGGAGTGCTAA
- the LOC116792082 gene encoding acylamino-acid-releasing enzyme-like, whose product MATGTQPGMEAAGGPAACYRELSRFPAITRAALGAAAGGQTFLLYTECSRPDLPRRRLLRFSRHYSVRRTDGDRGLAASRTALSAGIHNQLLSQDSPTGQHRAVLSRCPRQGHELLEVWDSGGRSHSVDLTALGKHGEVYTEGPFACLAWSQSETRLLYVAEKSRPKRRPPCPWDVPRAARSAEEDEDEEGEQFLYHEDWGEALSTRSVPILCILDLESSSVSVLEGVPEHLSPGQALWSPGDRGVVFVGWWHEPFRLGLSACSNRRSEIFHLDLSSGCCELLSAENGAACSPRLSPDGQRLLYLEGAVGGPHRQCLRLCMLAWQTRQTVTVLDVVQEPMEAFAGLYTEVLPPRCWAADSRRAVLSTPQRSRTDLLLVDTEAATVTNLTAGSPEGCWELLTLQWDLLVATCSAPHHPPSLVVAVLPPAGQELPLRWVPVEDTPTVPGVTWKTLTVRPSCSGQSPAAHDTQDFEALLLSPLDGTAPHPLIVCPHGGPHAVFDARWRPSMAALCRLGFAVLLVNYRGSLGFGQASISSLLSRVGEQDVADTQLAVEQALHSEPLDPHRLALLAGSHGAFIALHLLIREPERYQACALRGPVSNLPALLGTSDIPDWRYTSLGLPYSFERVPCAEEVATMLLRSPIAQAAQVRTPVLLCVGARDRRVSPTQALELYRLLRARGVPARLLWYPEGGHSLTGVETEADVFKNCARWLLQHLGQPRQDATGQHSP is encoded by the exons ATGGCCACAGGGACCCAGCCAGGCATGGAG GCGGCCGGCGGCCCCGCTGCCTGCTACCGGGAGCTGAGCCGGTTCCCTGCTATCACCCGTGCCGCCCTcggggccgcggccgggggACAGACCTTCCTGCTCTACACCG AGTGCAGCCGCCCCGACCTGCCCCGCCGCCGGCTCCTGCGCTTCAGCCGCCACTACAGCGTGCGGCGCACGGACGGTGACCGCGGCCTCGCCGCCAGCAGGACCGCGCTCAGCGCCGGCATCCACAACCA GCTCCTCAGCCAGGACTCGCCCACGGGGCAGCACCGCGCCGTGCTCAGCCGCTGCCCGCGGCAGGGCCACGAGCTGCTGGAG GTGTGGGACAGCGGCGGGCGCAGCCACAGCGTGGACCTCACGGCGCTGGGGAAGCACGGGGAGGTCTACACGGAGG GGCCCTTTGCCTGCCTGGCCTGGTCCCAGTCAGAGACACGGCTCCTGTACGTGGCTGAGAAGAGCCGGCCCAAACGCCGGCCCCCCTGCCCCTGGGatgtgcccagggcagcccggtcagcagaggaggatgaggatgaggag ggcgAGCAGTTCTTGTACCATGAGGACTGGGGGGAGGCACTGAGCACTCGCAGTGTGCCCATCCTCTGCATCCTGgacctggagagcagcagcGTCTCAGTGCTGGAGGGTGTCCCAGAGCACCTCTCCCCTGGTCAG GCCCTGTGGTCCCCCGGTGATCGTGGTGTGGTGTTCGTGGGCTGGTGGCATGAGCCCTTCCGCCTGGGGCTGAGCGCCTGCTCCAATAGGAG GTCAGAGATTTTCCACTTGGACCTGTCAAGCGGGTGCTGTG agctgctgtcagcagagaATGGTGCTGCCTGCTCCCCCCGGCTGAGCCCTGACGGCCAGCGCCTGCTCTAcctggagggggctgtgggggggcCCCACCGGCAGTGCCTGCGCCTGTGCATG CTCGCCTGGCAGACGAGGCAGACGGTGACAGTGCTCGATGTGGTGCAGGAACCCATGGAGG CCTTCGCCGGGCTCTACACAGAGGTGCTGCCGCCACGGTGCTGGGCAGCCGACAGCCGGCGAGCCGTGCTGAGCACCCCGCAGCGGAGCCGCACG GACCTGCTGCTTGTGGACACGGAGGCGGCCACCGTCACCAACCTGACGGCAG GGTCGCCCGAGGGGTGCTGGGAACTGCTCACTCTCCAGTGGGACCTTCTAGTGGccacctgctctgccccacaccATCCCCCCAGCCTG gtggtGGCTGTGTTGCCGCCGGCAGgccaggagctgcccctccGCTGGGTGCCAGTGGAGGACACCCCAACAGTGCCTGGTGTCACCTGGAAGACCCTGACGGTCCGGCCATCCTGCAGTGGGCAGAGCCCTGCTGCGCATG ACACCCAAGATTTTGAGGCCCTGCTGCTGAGCCCATTGGATGGCACAGCACCACACCCCCTCATTGTGTGCCCCCATG GTGGCCCCCACGCCGTCTTTGATGCCCGCTGGCGCCCAAGCATGGCTGCACTGTGCCGGCTGGGCTTTGCTGTGCTCCTGG TGAACTACCGTGGCTCCCTGGGCTTTGGCCAGGCCAGTATCAGCTCCCTGCTTTCTCGTGTGGGTGAGCAGGACGTGGCGGACACCCAg CTGGCAGTGGAGCAGGCGCTGCACAGCGAGCCCCTGGACCCGCACCgcctggccctgctggctgGCTCCCACGGAGCCTTCATCGCCCTCCACCTCCTCATCCGTGAGCCCGAGCGCTACCAAGCCTGTGCCCTGCGTGGCCCCGTCTCCAACCTGCCCGCACTGCTGGGCACCTCTGACATCCCCGACTG GCGCTACacctccctggggctgccctACTCCTTTGAGCGGGTGCCATGTGCTGAGGAGGTGGCCACCATGCTGCTGCGCTCGCCCATCGCCCAGGCAGCCCAG GTGCGGACGCCGGTGCTGCTGTGCGTGGGCGCCCGGGACCGGCGCGTCAGCCCCACGCAGGCGCTGGAGCTGTACCGGCTGCTGCGGGCCAGGGGCGTGCCGGCACG GTTGCTGTGGTACCCAGAGGGTGGCCACTCCCTGACCGGTGTGGAGACAGAGGCCGATGTCTTCAAGAACTGCGCCCGCTGGCTCCTCCAGCACCTTGGGCAGCCAAGGCAGGATGCGACAGGCCAGCACAGTCCCTAG